The Thermococcus sp. genome has a window encoding:
- the arcC gene encoding carbamate kinase — protein MKRVVIALGGNAILQRGQKGTYEEQMENVRKTAGQIADIIERGYEVVITHGNGPQVGALLLQMDAGQQVYGIPAQPMDVAGAMTQGQIGYMIQQALLNELRARGIDKPVATIVTQTIVDKNDPAFQNPSKPVGPFYDEETAKKLAKEKGWVVVEDSGRGWRRVVPSPDPKGHVEAPVIVNLVEKGFIVIASGGGGVPVIEEDGQLKGVEAVIDKDLAGEKLAEEVNADIFMILTDVNGAAINYGKENERWLGKVTVEELRRYYNEGHFKKGSMGPKVLAVIRFVEWGGERGIIASLDRAVEALEGKTGTQVVK, from the coding sequence ATGAAGAGAGTCGTCATAGCCCTTGGCGGTAACGCAATCCTCCAGCGCGGTCAAAAGGGAACCTACGAGGAGCAGATGGAGAATGTGAGAAAGACTGCCGGGCAGATAGCCGATATAATCGAAAGGGGTTATGAGGTCGTCATAACCCATGGCAACGGTCCTCAGGTGGGAGCCTTACTCCTTCAGATGGATGCCGGCCAGCAGGTTTATGGCATTCCTGCCCAGCCGATGGACGTGGCTGGAGCGATGACCCAGGGACAGATTGGCTACATGATTCAGCAGGCGCTCCTCAACGAGCTCCGCGCGAGGGGAATAGATAAGCCTGTCGCCACGATAGTCACACAGACGATAGTTGACAAGAACGACCCGGCATTTCAGAACCCCAGCAAGCCAGTTGGGCCTTTCTACGACGAGGAAACGGCAAAAAAGCTCGCGAAGGAGAAGGGCTGGGTTGTTGTGGAAGATTCTGGTAGGGGCTGGAGACGCGTTGTTCCGAGCCCGGACCCCAAGGGCCACGTTGAGGCACCTGTGATAGTTAACCTTGTTGAGAAGGGTTTCATCGTCATAGCCAGCGGTGGCGGTGGAGTTCCTGTGATAGAGGAGGACGGTCAGCTTAAGGGTGTTGAGGCCGTCATAGACAAGGATTTGGCCGGTGAAAAGCTCGCCGAAGAGGTAAACGCGGACATCTTCATGATTCTGACCGATGTAAACGGTGCGGCGATTAACTATGGAAAGGAAAACGAGCGCTGGCTCGGAAAGGTTACGGTCGAGGAGCTCAGGAGATACTACAACGAGGGGCACTTCAAGAAGGGTAGCATGGGGCCCAAGGTTCTAGCAGTCATAAGATTCGTTGAATGGGGTGGCGAGCGGGGAATCATAGCTTCCCTCGACAGAGCTGTTGAAGCCCTTGAAGGGAAAACCGGAACGCAGGTCGTGAAATGA
- a CDS encoding ATP-dependent Clp protease proteolytic subunit, whose translation MADASSAVSGFFGSLLWWLFFLYLLLWPQMQYKSLQMARARILQQLSRKRGSTVITMIHRQESIGLFGIPFYRFISMEDSEEILRAIRMAPKDKPIDLIIHTPGGLVLAATQIAKALKDHPAETRVIVPHYAMSGGTLIALAADKIIMDPHAVLGPVDPQLGQYPGPSIVRAVEKKGVEKVDDQTLILADVAEKAIKQVRDFVYSLLKDRYGEEKARELAQILTEGRWTHDYPITYEHAKELGLHVSTDVPEEVYALMELYKQPMRQRGTVEFMPYPQKAENSK comes from the coding sequence ATGGCTGACGCTTCGAGCGCGGTGAGCGGGTTCTTTGGCTCCCTGCTATGGTGGCTGTTCTTCCTCTACCTGCTCCTCTGGCCCCAGATGCAGTACAAGAGTCTTCAGATGGCCAGGGCTAGGATTCTCCAGCAACTCTCAAGGAAGAGGGGCTCAACAGTGATAACAATGATTCACAGACAGGAGAGCATAGGCCTCTTCGGGATTCCCTTCTATCGTTTCATAAGCATGGAGGACAGCGAGGAAATACTCAGGGCTATCAGAATGGCACCAAAAGACAAGCCCATTGACCTGATAATCCACACGCCCGGCGGTTTAGTCCTAGCGGCGACACAAATAGCCAAGGCCCTCAAGGACCACCCAGCTGAGACGAGGGTTATTGTTCCCCACTACGCGATGAGCGGTGGAACGCTTATAGCCCTGGCGGCGGACAAGATAATAATGGACCCCCACGCCGTCCTCGGCCCGGTTGACCCACAGCTGGGACAGTACCCGGGACCGAGCATAGTGAGGGCGGTGGAGAAAAAGGGCGTTGAAAAGGTGGACGACCAGACGCTAATCCTTGCTGATGTCGCCGAAAAGGCCATCAAGCAGGTGAGGGACTTCGTTTACAGTCTCCTCAAGGACCGCTACGGCGAGGAGAAGGCGAGGGAACTCGCTCAGATACTCACCGAGGGCAGGTGGACACACGACTACCCGATTACCTACGAGCACGCCAAGGAGCTCGGCCTTCACGTGAGCACAGACGTTCCTGAGGAAGTTTATGCCCTCATGGAGCTCTACAAACAGCCAATGAGACAAAGGGGAACAGTGGAGTTCATGCCCTATCCTCAGAAGGCTGAGAACTCGAAGTGA
- a CDS encoding coiled-coil protein, with product MPTVKVDPEEIKRIKRELEALEKERNEIRAKLDELEKELQIWIQKRDEKNKEVQQLRQKGREYKAKRDEINQKIKELKKNREEINAKLDLLYQEILEYRTKRDEYNQLRRLKMSPEKIQERIEKLEWELQTNPNITPEREKQIVDQIQVLATELEIIQQADRFHKKLVETRKKVDQLKKARKAISLEIQKLANQSQQYHEQMIQAFNKADEVKKEADEYHQKVVELREKVREVRRQLREIERKIREYDEKHKELIAYRLVAKMRAKKDASFERAVEALEKFKRGEKLTLDELLLLQRYNLV from the coding sequence ATGCCAACGGTTAAAGTAGACCCAGAGGAAATTAAGAGAATCAAGAGAGAATTGGAGGCCCTTGAGAAGGAGAGAAACGAGATTAGGGCCAAACTTGATGAGCTCGAAAAGGAGCTCCAAATCTGGATTCAAAAGAGGGATGAGAAGAACAAAGAAGTTCAGCAGCTCCGTCAGAAGGGCAGGGAGTACAAGGCCAAGCGCGATGAAATCAACCAGAAGATAAAGGAGCTCAAGAAGAACCGCGAGGAGATAAACGCGAAGCTCGACCTCCTCTACCAAGAGATACTCGAGTACAGGACCAAGAGGGACGAATACAACCAGCTCAGAAGGCTCAAGATGTCTCCGGAGAAGATACAGGAGAGGATTGAGAAGCTTGAATGGGAGCTCCAGACCAACCCGAACATAACCCCCGAGAGGGAGAAGCAGATAGTTGACCAGATACAGGTTCTCGCGACGGAGCTTGAGATAATCCAGCAGGCTGACAGGTTCCACAAGAAGCTCGTGGAGACGAGGAAGAAGGTCGACCAGCTCAAGAAGGCCAGGAAGGCGATAAGCCTTGAGATACAGAAGCTGGCAAACCAGAGCCAGCAGTACCACGAGCAGATGATTCAGGCCTTCAACAAGGCAGATGAAGTCAAGAAAGAGGCAGACGAGTACCACCAGAAGGTCGTCGAGCTCCGCGAGAAGGTCAGGGAGGTAAGGAGACAGCTTAGAGAAATCGAGAGGAAGATTAGGGAGTACGACGAGAAGCACAAGGAGCTTATTGCCTACCGTCTCGTTGCCAAGATGCGCGCCAAGAAGGACGCGAGCTTCGAGAGAGCAGTTGAGGCCCTTGAAAAGTTCAAGCGCGGTGAGAAGCTCACCCTCGACGAGCTACTACTCCTCCAGCGCTACAACCTCGTGTGA
- the arcS gene encoding archaeosine synthase subunit alpha, with the protein MEVLKHEGPGRLGLVRLGDYSFRTPALAGVDFTLSPFNSFFHPEKPGDYDFNLAPAIPLGFYTPSEVIEKAIGRLWSVNYDGFNAFYLPALRRTEYLEEFFKIIERYSFDAVYLGNSKILVKEYRYFVKILRELRERFPNIMIIADLEPFFYPLAVYLGIDAFETRSLKLYDFEGKGFTQYSPFLWGKEPNSLNFARETILLVRKALEEGKLRYLVENLFYTQYHAGILRIADLEHFDYLEKYTPIQKDTVYFISDASIRRPEVKRWHERVIERFTPPKNTELVLLFPCSAKKPYSFSRSHTLYRKAVKEALGSGVSKVHELILTSPFGVVPREWEWLAKYDIVVTGHWSEEEIKPAAELLAKTLEKYPKDVPIIAHLDEAYVEIAKLASELSGREITFTEVKNGTTSKESLKSLTETLKEFELEGTKEDRTYRYFENIRKVFDFYFGAGAGEAVLPDNGHVKGSKMLRLFVDNQQTGTFREGVISVTPFGMQRIYDSLKAYWVRIDFDLRGDVFAVGVNEADEKIRPDDIVGVVRDEKVVGVGKAVLSGEEMVKAKKGVAVKVRKRA; encoded by the coding sequence ATGGAAGTGCTCAAACACGAAGGTCCCGGAAGGCTTGGGTTAGTTCGCCTGGGGGATTACTCCTTCAGAACCCCCGCTTTAGCAGGGGTAGACTTCACGCTTTCGCCCTTCAACTCCTTCTTCCACCCTGAGAAACCGGGTGACTACGACTTTAACCTTGCTCCTGCTATACCGCTCGGCTTTTACACGCCAAGTGAAGTCATTGAGAAGGCCATCGGAAGGCTCTGGAGTGTAAACTATGACGGCTTCAACGCCTTCTACCTGCCAGCTTTGAGGAGAACCGAGTATCTGGAGGAGTTCTTTAAGATAATCGAGCGGTACAGCTTTGACGCCGTCTACCTCGGTAACTCGAAGATTCTCGTCAAGGAGTACCGCTATTTCGTTAAAATCCTCCGCGAGCTTCGCGAGAGGTTCCCCAACATCATGATAATAGCCGATTTGGAGCCCTTCTTCTATCCGCTCGCCGTTTACCTCGGCATTGATGCCTTTGAAACGCGCTCGCTGAAGCTCTACGACTTTGAGGGGAAGGGCTTCACCCAGTACAGCCCCTTCCTCTGGGGTAAAGAGCCGAACTCACTGAACTTCGCAAGGGAGACGATTTTGCTCGTTAGAAAGGCCCTGGAGGAAGGAAAGCTCCGTTACCTTGTTGAGAACCTCTTCTACACTCAATACCATGCCGGAATCCTTCGCATAGCGGATTTGGAGCACTTTGATTACCTGGAAAAATACACGCCCATACAAAAGGACACGGTCTACTTTATAAGCGACGCCTCTATAAGAAGGCCAGAGGTTAAGAGGTGGCACGAGCGTGTTATCGAGCGCTTTACTCCACCGAAGAACACCGAGTTAGTGCTTCTCTTCCCCTGTTCGGCCAAAAAGCCCTATTCCTTCTCCCGCTCCCACACCCTCTACAGGAAGGCGGTTAAAGAGGCTTTAGGCTCCGGCGTTTCCAAAGTCCACGAGCTTATACTAACTTCCCCCTTCGGCGTCGTTCCGCGCGAGTGGGAGTGGTTAGCTAAGTACGATATAGTGGTTACTGGCCACTGGAGCGAGGAGGAGATAAAGCCCGCGGCGGAGCTTCTGGCAAAAACCCTTGAGAAGTATCCGAAGGACGTTCCGATAATAGCGCACCTCGATGAAGCCTATGTTGAGATAGCGAAGCTTGCAAGTGAACTGAGCGGAAGGGAGATAACCTTCACGGAAGTGAAGAACGGAACTACAAGCAAGGAGAGCCTAAAATCGCTCACCGAGACGCTTAAGGAGTTCGAGCTTGAGGGGACCAAGGAGGACAGGACCTACCGCTACTTTGAGAACATAAGAAAGGTCTTCGACTTCTACTTTGGCGCGGGAGCAGGAGAGGCCGTCCTTCCCGACAACGGCCACGTCAAGGGTTCTAAAATGCTCCGCCTCTTTGTGGACAACCAGCAGACAGGAACCTTCAGGGAGGGGGTTATAAGCGTCACCCCCTTCGGCATGCAGAGGATTTACGACTCGCTCAAAGCCTACTGGGTGAGGATTGATTTCGACCTTCGCGGTGACGTCTTTGCCGTCGGTGTCAACGAGGCCGACGAGAAAATAAGGCCTGACGACATAGTCGGCGTCGTGAGGGACGAGAAGGTCGTCGGTGTTGGAAAGGCCGTCTTGAGTGGAGAAGAGATGGTTAAAGCCAAGAAGGGCGTTGCCGTCAAGGTGAGGAAGAGGGCTTAA
- a CDS encoding DUF2103 domain-containing protein — translation MPKHFKKGVKREHHFLKGLEKPLEEIAQIPGVKKVIPGRIYASDSRGFEIKVTRETQTGLKLVAKSDGSVQEVFLVVDKKDRAWVKGRIEMLFRKGD, via the coding sequence ATGCCGAAGCATTTCAAGAAAGGCGTCAAGCGGGAGCACCACTTCCTCAAGGGACTCGAGAAACCGCTCGAGGAGATAGCCCAGATTCCGGGTGTTAAGAAGGTAATCCCGGGAAGGATATACGCGAGCGATTCGAGGGGCTTCGAGATTAAGGTAACGCGGGAAACCCAAACGGGTTTAAAGCTCGTCGCCAAGAGTGACGGCTCCGTTCAGGAGGTTTTTCTCGTCGTGGATAAAAAGGACAGGGCTTGGGTTAAAGGGAGAATAGAGATGCTTTTCCGAAAGGGTGACTAG
- a CDS encoding class I SAM-dependent methyltransferase — MSFREKYARLARYYDVLERPLDRFFCPLRRKAISFIEGKRILEVGVGVGKTLKYYPGDVELCGIDAVPEALVIAEKKAKALGLNACFMEADVEELPFPDKSFDTVVSSFVFCTVPNPERGMMEILRVLKPGGRAIFLEHTRSDSRLINYLFLWPMKLILKPLLGDDPLRETHRLVARYFEIEREESHYRGIVRLIVARKSFGE; from the coding sequence ATGTCGTTCCGCGAGAAGTACGCGAGGCTCGCCAGATACTACGATGTCTTAGAAAGGCCCCTCGACAGGTTCTTCTGCCCGCTCAGGAGGAAGGCCATCTCCTTCATCGAGGGGAAGAGAATCCTTGAGGTTGGCGTCGGCGTTGGCAAGACGCTGAAATACTACCCGGGGGACGTTGAGCTCTGCGGGATTGATGCTGTTCCAGAGGCCCTTGTGATAGCTGAAAAGAAGGCCAAAGCGCTGGGTCTGAACGCATGTTTCATGGAGGCCGACGTTGAGGAGCTTCCCTTTCCAGATAAAAGCTTTGACACCGTTGTTTCTTCCTTCGTCTTCTGCACGGTTCCCAATCCCGAGAGGGGAATGATGGAAATCCTCCGCGTCCTGAAACCCGGCGGAAGGGCGATTTTCCTCGAGCACACGAGGAGTGACTCAAGGCTTATCAACTACCTCTTCCTCTGGCCGATGAAACTGATACTCAAGCCCCTCCTGGGGGACGACCCCCTCCGCGAGACCCACAGACTTGTTGCCAGATACTTTGAAATTGAGAGGGAAGAAAGCCATTACAGGGGAATCGTGCGTTTGATTGTCGCAAGGAAGTCCTTCGGAGAGTAA
- a CDS encoding Tfx family DNA-binding protein, which translates to MKSFLTEQQIKILSLRAKGLKQSEIAELLGTSRANISILERRALEKIEKAKNTLLIWEQINSKVSISVKRGDDIFEIPKRLFEKADRLGVKVPYSTAEIIAFLVEHAPVEDRLVKRNFTLFLDTNDRLRVSECILDDFEEIRKNKSSVDAVKSHSKPTYRSS; encoded by the coding sequence ATGAAGAGTTTTCTCACAGAACAACAAATTAAGATTCTCAGTCTCCGCGCGAAGGGTCTCAAACAGAGTGAGATCGCTGAACTTCTTGGCACGAGCAGGGCTAACATAAGCATACTAGAAAGAAGGGCTCTCGAGAAGATAGAAAAAGCCAAGAATACTCTCTTGATCTGGGAGCAGATCAATTCGAAAGTAAGCATAAGCGTCAAGAGGGGGGACGACATATTTGAAATACCTAAACGACTCTTTGAAAAAGCTGATAGACTCGGTGTTAAGGTTCCTTATAGTACTGCGGAGATAATAGCTTTTCTCGTTGAACATGCACCTGTGGAGGACAGACTTGTGAAGAGGAACTTTACTCTATTTCTCGATACCAATGACCGCCTTAGGGTAAGTGAGTGTATCTTAGATGATTTTGAGGAAATAAGGAAGAACAAGAGCAGTGTAGATGCCGTTAAGAGCCATAGCAAGCCCACTTACCGCTCCAGCTAG
- a CDS encoding CidB/LrgB family autolysis modulator, producing MNPYGIALTIITFYIFSEVHERRKVFYTNPVLLSIVVIALVLKIFDFSYDSYMESAVFLKLLLGPAVVSLAVPVYKNRELIFQYSKEITLGIIFGGTVAILSAYWIAKLLGASDVVLKSIAPKSVTTAIAIGISAKVGGIPSLTAVLVITTGLLGNAFAPELLSFFGIKDRIARGLATGVSSHGLGTARIIAEDELAGAVSGLAMALNGIYTALVLPYFLKII from the coding sequence ATGAATCCATATGGGATAGCTCTAACCATAATAACCTTCTACATATTCTCAGAAGTTCACGAAAGAAGGAAAGTGTTCTACACCAACCCCGTCCTGCTGTCGATAGTTGTAATAGCATTAGTCCTCAAGATTTTTGACTTTTCATACGACTCATATATGGAAAGTGCAGTCTTCCTGAAACTTTTACTAGGACCTGCTGTGGTGAGCTTAGCCGTCCCAGTGTACAAAAACAGAGAGCTTATATTCCAATACTCAAAGGAAATAACCTTGGGAATAATCTTCGGAGGAACCGTAGCCATATTGAGCGCATATTGGATAGCAAAACTTCTCGGCGCTAGTGACGTTGTCTTAAAAAGCATAGCTCCAAAAAGCGTTACTACTGCCATAGCAATAGGGATAAGCGCCAAGGTTGGTGGGATACCCTCTTTGACTGCAGTTCTCGTAATAACAACGGGTCTGCTTGGCAACGCTTTTGCGCCAGAACTTTTGAGCTTTTTTGGAATAAAGGACCGAATTGCAAGGGGCTTAGCAACAGGTGTAAGCTCCCACGGTCTTGGAACAGCGAGGATAATAGCAGAGGACGAGCTAGCTGGAGCGGTAAGTGGGCTTGCTATGGCTCTTAACGGCATCTACACTGCTCTTGTTCTTCCTTATTTCCTCAAAATCATCTAA
- a CDS encoding CidA/LrgA family protein — MKPYRGMAIIFGFYALGEFISSTLRLPIPGSVVGMLLLLLALFNGGIQIEWVESEAELFVKNMSIFFVPPGVGIVTYLTLIESQLLPISIALVVSFTVTLLITAKIVEVARK, encoded by the coding sequence TTGAAACCATACAGAGGAATGGCAATAATATTTGGGTTCTATGCCCTAGGAGAATTCATTAGCTCGACCCTTAGACTACCCATTCCCGGAAGTGTTGTTGGAATGTTACTTTTGCTCCTTGCTCTGTTCAATGGTGGAATACAGATTGAGTGGGTTGAGAGCGAAGCCGAGCTCTTTGTAAAGAACATGAGTATTTTCTTCGTTCCCCCCGGAGTTGGGATAGTAACTTATCTAACCCTCATAGAATCCCAACTCTTGCCAATATCCATAGCACTTGTTGTTAGCTTCACAGTCACACTTCTCATCACAGCAAAGATTGTGGAGGTCGCTAGGAAATGA
- a CDS encoding L-fucose/L-arabinose isomerase family protein, which translates to MLAVATYTDPRPTSLAIEREKALKNKHLQLIRTLQDSGFEVLDINKELGKYEILEKGGNFGIDSMEESIKAASIASSKGASGVIFGLWHWTESNLITAFVREANMPILLYADDDPAWAGSTCITSVGASLWESAVNEYALRHSRLKGDTEKVKSWARAVEAVKKLSRSKIVLFGSPYTLGMEHLMDDIPRIKRLIGDFLMLDQYLIIKNAENIEDDIVESFYSWLISKTNVEFDGKMLTPESLKRQIRLYLATKRLINENIVGVSIKCQPELSEVYGTTACFIPAFLPFPLDGEGEKPVIPATCEGDIKGTISSSVLYLLSGKPPLFGDIKYVDDNIVIIANCGASSLYYAKLSEDPEENLRATTLRGQCQGKSGAALGYRTPPATFTIARLIRRGGRYYLLYFLGEGVEIGEDIENKLLWGKQWPHTAIKNPLNKELFITVMGANHLSAVPGDYREEIKFIARLWGIKAVNLNDRIDVKTFLEEL; encoded by the coding sequence ATGCTCGCGGTTGCAACTTATACAGACCCCAGACCAACATCGCTTGCCATCGAGAGAGAAAAAGCACTAAAAAACAAGCACTTGCAGTTGATCCGCACTCTACAGGACTCAGGTTTTGAAGTTTTGGATATAAACAAAGAACTAGGAAAGTACGAGATACTCGAAAAAGGAGGGAACTTCGGAATAGACTCGATGGAAGAAAGCATAAAGGCTGCAAGCATAGCATCATCTAAAGGCGCCTCCGGGGTAATATTTGGCCTCTGGCACTGGACGGAGAGCAACCTCATAACGGCCTTTGTAAGGGAAGCCAATATGCCAATTCTCCTGTATGCAGACGATGATCCCGCTTGGGCTGGGAGTACATGCATAACATCTGTGGGGGCGTCGCTGTGGGAAAGTGCCGTAAACGAATACGCTCTGAGACATTCTAGATTAAAGGGGGACACAGAGAAAGTGAAATCTTGGGCCAGGGCTGTTGAAGCTGTTAAAAAGCTGTCAAGATCCAAGATTGTTCTGTTCGGATCACCATACACCCTTGGAATGGAACATCTCATGGACGATATTCCAAGGATAAAAAGACTGATCGGAGACTTCCTTATGCTGGATCAATACCTTATCATTAAGAACGCTGAAAACATTGAGGACGATATCGTGGAAAGTTTTTATTCATGGCTGATTTCAAAAACGAATGTCGAATTCGATGGGAAAATGTTAACTCCAGAGAGCTTAAAGAGACAGATAAGACTCTATCTCGCTACAAAGAGGCTGATCAACGAGAACATTGTCGGTGTTTCAATAAAGTGTCAACCAGAACTGAGCGAAGTTTACGGGACAACAGCCTGTTTTATCCCAGCTTTCCTTCCGTTCCCATTAGATGGTGAAGGTGAAAAACCAGTAATCCCAGCGACATGTGAGGGGGATATCAAAGGCACGATAAGTTCGTCAGTACTCTACCTCCTCAGTGGAAAGCCACCACTCTTTGGAGATATTAAATACGTAGATGACAATATCGTAATTATAGCAAACTGTGGCGCATCTTCCCTCTACTACGCAAAGCTTAGTGAAGACCCCGAGGAAAACCTACGTGCAACAACTCTAAGGGGGCAATGTCAGGGTAAGAGCGGAGCGGCTTTAGGCTATCGCACACCCCCTGCAACTTTCACCATCGCAAGACTTATCCGGAGAGGCGGTAGGTACTACTTACTCTACTTTCTCGGAGAAGGTGTTGAAATTGGAGAGGATATAGAAAACAAGCTTCTCTGGGGAAAACAGTGGCCTCATACCGCTATCAAGAATCCTCTCAACAAAGAATTGTTCATAACAGTCATGGGAGCAAACCATCTCTCGGCAGTGCCGGGGGACTACAGGGAAGAGATTAAGTTTATAGCAAGACTATGGGGAATTAAAGCAGTAAACCTTAATGACAGGATAGATGTTAAGACGTTCCTCGAGGAACTATGA
- a CDS encoding ABC transporter ATP-binding protein, whose amino-acid sequence MAGVRLINVWKEFDNVVAVKNMTLEVKDGEFMILLGPSGCGKTTTLRMIAGLEEPTRGQIYIGDRLVADPEKDVFVPPKDRDIAMVFQSYALYPHMTVYDNIAFPLKLRKVPKNEIDRRVREVAELLGLTELLKRKPRELSGGQRQRVALGRAIIRKPQVFLMDEPLSNLDAKLRVKMRAELKKLQKQLGVTTIYVTHDQVEAMTMGDRIAVINIGVLQQVGTPEEVYNKPSNTFVAGFIGTPPMNFLKGTLLEDGRMDFGEFLLRLTPDQFEISKDYVGKTLTLGIRPEDIYDAELSPIQDEENTVVGRVEILENLGNEKIVHVSIGEHSLTASLPPESKAREGSKIKLVLNIRKAHLFRESGDAIF is encoded by the coding sequence ATGGCCGGTGTTCGCCTTATAAACGTTTGGAAAGAGTTTGATAATGTTGTAGCTGTTAAAAACATGACATTGGAGGTCAAAGATGGGGAATTTATGATTCTCCTAGGACCAAGTGGGTGCGGAAAAACAACAACCCTGAGAATGATTGCAGGTCTAGAGGAACCAACCCGAGGCCAAATATACATAGGAGATCGACTTGTAGCCGATCCAGAAAAAGATGTATTCGTTCCACCCAAAGATAGGGACATCGCCATGGTCTTTCAGAGCTATGCCCTTTATCCTCACATGACAGTTTATGACAACATAGCCTTCCCCCTCAAACTTAGGAAGGTTCCAAAGAATGAAATAGACAGGAGGGTCAGAGAGGTTGCGGAACTCCTTGGACTAACCGAACTCCTTAAGAGAAAACCGAGGGAGTTAAGCGGGGGACAGAGACAAAGAGTTGCGCTTGGGAGGGCAATAATAAGGAAACCCCAAGTCTTTCTAATGGATGAACCTCTAAGCAACTTAGATGCAAAACTTAGAGTAAAAATGCGCGCTGAATTGAAGAAACTTCAAAAACAACTGGGAGTAACTACAATCTATGTTACACATGACCAAGTTGAGGCCATGACAATGGGAGACAGAATTGCAGTTATAAACATTGGTGTCCTTCAACAAGTCGGAACGCCGGAAGAAGTCTACAACAAGCCTTCAAACACGTTTGTTGCAGGTTTTATAGGAACACCTCCAATGAATTTCCTTAAGGGAACCCTTCTTGAAGACGGTAGAATGGACTTTGGAGAGTTTTTACTCCGATTAACTCCTGATCAGTTTGAAATTTCAAAGGATTACGTGGGAAAAACACTGACCTTGGGTATCCGCCCCGAAGATATTTATGACGCTGAATTGTCGCCAATTCAAGACGAGGAAAACACAGTAGTTGGCCGTGTCGAAATACTTGAAAACCTAGGAAACGAAAAGATAGTTCACGTTTCAATAGGTGAGCATTCCCTCACAGCTTCACTTCCACCAGAATCGAAAGCAAGGGAGGGCTCTAAAATAAAGCTGGTTCTCAACATCAGGAAGGCACACTTATTTAGGGAAAGTGGAGATGCAATATTTTGA
- a CDS encoding TrmB family transcriptional regulator, whose protein sequence is MRAMARLGFTKYEVLTYWTLLVNGPSTAREISEESGIPYNRVYDTVTTLKARGFVTEVEGTPRVYAAFSPAISFMRLKNEIDDLQKLFEEELSKSKRKDQERPAIWRTTDIEEAIEMVKESIENSKYEIILVAPEKFLEKIQRDLEKALLRGVTLSLYTGGDTSLNGLRKKGNLFIRRFHKLNHFIGMFDGKEVIDIQNIGLRPRNPPSFKATYPEIIFAQYAFVREAFKESELILEDIKRKNDIRFFTTFHAVDIIKRYLPKKRIYAEVIGRNLATNEIETLAGEVVGYTVLLEEGVDNFDLKTNGKIVKVGGMFAVLEDYETTKIRLILD, encoded by the coding sequence ATGAGGGCAATGGCAAGGCTCGGCTTTACTAAATATGAAGTTTTAACTTATTGGACCCTTCTTGTAAATGGACCAAGTACAGCCAGGGAAATTTCAGAGGAAAGTGGAATTCCATACAATAGAGTTTACGATACGGTAACTACACTCAAAGCGAGAGGTTTTGTTACAGAAGTTGAGGGAACACCAAGGGTTTATGCAGCGTTTTCTCCAGCTATATCATTTATGCGCTTAAAAAATGAAATAGATGATCTCCAGAAATTATTCGAAGAAGAACTCTCAAAGTCAAAAAGAAAAGATCAAGAAAGACCGGCTATATGGCGTACGACAGATATAGAAGAAGCCATTGAGATGGTTAAAGAGTCCATAGAAAACAGCAAGTACGAGATAATTCTTGTAGCCCCTGAGAAGTTTTTAGAAAAGATACAAAGAGACTTAGAAAAAGCTCTGTTAAGAGGAGTTACGTTATCCCTCTATACCGGAGGAGATACATCTCTAAATGGATTGCGAAAAAAAGGTAACCTATTCATACGGCGTTTCCACAAACTCAACCATTTTATAGGGATGTTCGATGGAAAAGAAGTTATAGATATCCAGAATATCGGTTTAAGACCTCGGAATCCCCCTAGTTTTAAAGCAACGTATCCCGAAATAATCTTTGCTCAATACGCCTTTGTAAGGGAAGCGTTTAAGGAATCGGAACTCATTTTAGAGGACATAAAAAGAAAGAACGACATTAGGTTTTTTACAACGTTTCATGCTGTTGATATCATAAAGAGATACCTTCCCAAAAAGAGAATATACGCTGAGGTAATTGGAAGAAACCTTGCAACAAACGAAATAGAGACCCTTGCAGGGGAAGTAGTTGGCTACACCGTATTACTTGAGGAGGGCGTTGATAATTTTGATTTAAAAACCAACGGCAAAATAGTGAAAGTTGGGGGCATGTTTGCAGTTCTTGAGGATTACGAAACAACAAAAATTCGGCTTATATTGGACTGA